The Deinococcus koreensis genome includes a window with the following:
- a CDS encoding replication initiator protein A produces MAVKRKSTEMTGQAMQRLTEANVARLGLISIQERIPADFTRWAYEFEIDGRTGELSCFGPAEYGGVPHGLDGDIANAFIDLFIEQGAPEDGRLSTTASQVLARAGLHSNGHYHRVLTESLRRLKQATYTMSHAWRDHEQQRWTSGTFSYVLDYDVTSGERDAVTEGAVLSVTLARQIVKSIRARYVKPLDYVFLTTLERPLTRALYRLLDAKRYDPHDLSRTVVSHQVNLLEWAAECKIVDRRTDKVRRTLEGAHEELQQKGYLQDVTYEGRGRKQTLTYLFGAPQVAHDTLDPPLVEALVERRVARPVARKLVATRGEAHVRARLAKFEALLASGYKARNPSALLVDVIQDDAGKYLDPELPSVHVVTSKPPPTPSPEQQAQEDAVREAAFRAQDLEAQAEQALRTLQLLLKTRLTTEQYARLRSALEAGRADAALVVREVTKAVFEGRADAVVAELAPLVTAPEV; encoded by the coding sequence ATGGCCGTCAAACGCAAGTCCACAGAGATGACCGGGCAGGCCATGCAGCGGCTGACCGAGGCCAACGTCGCCCGGCTGGGCCTGATCTCCATTCAGGAGCGCATTCCGGCGGACTTCACCCGCTGGGCCTACGAGTTCGAGATCGACGGCCGCACGGGCGAACTCTCCTGCTTCGGGCCGGCCGAGTACGGCGGCGTGCCGCATGGCCTGGACGGCGACATCGCCAACGCCTTCATCGACCTGTTCATCGAGCAAGGAGCACCTGAAGATGGCCGGCTCTCGACGACCGCCTCGCAGGTATTGGCGCGGGCGGGGTTGCACAGCAACGGGCACTACCACCGGGTGCTGACCGAGTCCCTGCGGCGCCTTAAGCAGGCGACCTACACCATGAGTCACGCCTGGCGCGACCACGAGCAGCAGCGCTGGACAAGCGGCACCTTCAGCTATGTCCTGGACTACGACGTGACCTCCGGCGAGCGGGACGCGGTGACCGAGGGGGCGGTGCTCTCGGTGACGCTGGCCCGGCAGATCGTCAAGTCGATCCGGGCGCGCTATGTCAAGCCGCTCGACTACGTCTTCCTGACCACCCTGGAGCGGCCCCTGACCCGCGCGCTGTACCGGCTGCTGGACGCCAAGCGCTACGACCCGCATGACCTCAGCCGCACGGTGGTGTCGCATCAGGTGAACCTGCTGGAGTGGGCGGCGGAGTGCAAGATCGTGGATCGCCGCACGGACAAGGTGCGGCGCACGCTGGAGGGCGCGCACGAGGAGCTGCAGCAGAAGGGCTACTTGCAGGACGTGACCTATGAGGGGCGGGGCCGCAAGCAGACGCTGACGTACCTCTTCGGGGCGCCGCAGGTGGCGCACGACACGCTGGATCCGCCGCTGGTGGAGGCGCTGGTGGAACGCCGGGTCGCGCGGCCGGTGGCCCGCAAGCTGGTGGCCACGCGGGGGGAGGCGCACGTGCGTGCCCGGCTGGCGAAATTCGAGGCGTTGCTGGCGTCGGGGTACAAGGCCCGCAATCCCTCAGCGCTGCTGGTGGACGTGATTCAGGATGACGCCGGGAAGTATCTGGATCCGGAGCTGCCGTCCGTTCACGTGGTCACCTCGAAACCACCGCCGACGCCCTCTCCGGAGCAGCAGGCCCAGGAGGATGCGGTGCGGGAAGCGGCCTTTCGGGCGCAGGATCTGGAAGCCCAGGCGGAGCAGGCCCTGCGCACCCTGCAACTGCTGCTCAAGACCCGTCTGACGACCGAGCAGTACGCCCGGCTGCGCTCGGCCTTGGAAGCGGGCCGGGCGGACGCGGCGCTGGTGGTCAGGGAGGTCACGAAGGCGGTGTTCGAAGGCCGGGCGGACGCAGTGGTGGCGGAACTCGCTCCCCTGGTCACCGCACCGGAGGTCTGA
- a CDS encoding Ig-like domain-containing protein, which yields MTTLTVRRSLRPHMAAVSLLLLAACQSAAPTPAGANKLLAVTASSATSVRLDFDGALGPPQVSALVLADDQGAKLPVLSAYLTADRRGLDLATGPQRAGRYSVRLSGVRTASGGAVSGQGEFAGSVVAAPVVSTVTPLSPTELLVVLRDPATGEGARFDPAATRPEHFVLAPGVGGAGLKGQASPAKVQGVRFSQDQTSAVLSVPALSGGSWVLDVAGARVAASSGQAPALVDPQRSQDTFTPMAAGPDKVPPVVKQILSTGNTSVQLLFSEPLTSAAADLARYTVTDAAGQPLAVTAARLSEFQTSLVLTTTPQTGGTAYTVKSTGLADPAGNALSEGASTLTFTGSSRAGPPGADTTPPRVVSAGATSNTTVRVSFSEPMRGGPDGAENPARYRITGAAGAASSQSGVTPQAATLEVTAATLVSDGQTVELTTRPQSDVKYELAVSDVTDRAGNPLAPPERGVNPSRATFVGLPPGGAPVDTDGDGVGDAEEMRGWTIRITTLSSGVQAREVTSDPTRADTDEDGLNDRDEKTYQTDPRDTDTDDDQLSDTDELNVHYTTPNDADSDDDTLGDGLEVGFFKTSPLLDDTDGDQLKDWQEVVSGVRNPRIADLPLSDIVVNGVDLKLDTRFTATSDRGTRTLESKSASTTLQESQSTSTERSDTHTSEWFAKAGVEAGAKIKWGFVEGGTAGEVTVKASVEAGGGGSDATTFTRSSVEGSQREYASTLSTDKEVTVSESVTREVVGADLAVGLTVRNTGNISFTIRNLEVTALMPDPKNLGSFIPVATLRADGGGADGISVGPFSPSRGPFRFKATQVFPALIEQLMQDPKGLIFRVVNYDISDELGRNFAYTSQQINERTAQVIIDYGGGLPLERYRVATGSTFGGSGRPAGRTLQSIMEDVLELKHHDASEDAGLSPAERHASYSTKVVNGVEELWRVRELSKDAPVSGSGLDPQRQRWFLIRDNTLDDTLPFGPTVVQSGQTLRLVFNQDLDHDGLTLSEEQLYGTSDSRKDSDEDGLEDAEELYGPLNGDGKRQPLTILSDGQVRPLRSNPAAPDSDGDGLTDCQELRSTRVGCEMYTAPFIRNPKVPDQMIGTPYVQQLDPSDADTDGDSIPDGTELKGYTIRSFPGGEPITVYSNPFLTDSDQDKLPDSVERRLGTDPGVPDRDRVADDDGDGLANVVEKEGWDVTTYDLAGVASTRRVTSDHTNPNSDSDTLDDRQEQLLGTDPRAADTDSDGLGDAEEQAARTIPQRADTDGDGRSDGDELNVPWTVKTTTPYQVRSDPLQRDADFDDLSDADEYRYGTDPYKADTDSDDSRDEFELLNRRNGLSPLIRDKLLKLRLRTITVDGDCDDIAGNNYGEFTGTIGIKFGSGGFEPLMSLYDDENKRRRLDDVREGTTYTVPENFNTGPRVIREGDTFGLHTSGIEEADDTKKDTFLDASTILNYDQINANQVMILSVSRNSNCGLTIRGDLSWTKE from the coding sequence ATGACCACCCTCACCGTCCGCCGAAGTCTGCGCCCCCACATGGCCGCCGTCAGCCTGCTGCTCCTGGCGGCGTGCCAGAGCGCCGCGCCCACCCCTGCTGGCGCCAACAAACTGCTGGCCGTCACCGCTAGCAGCGCCACCTCGGTGCGGCTGGACTTCGATGGGGCGCTGGGCCCACCGCAGGTCAGCGCCCTCGTCCTGGCCGATGATCAGGGCGCGAAGTTGCCCGTGCTCTCCGCCTACCTGACCGCCGACCGGCGCGGTCTCGATCTGGCGACCGGCCCCCAGCGCGCTGGACGCTACAGCGTCAGGCTGAGCGGGGTGCGAACCGCCTCCGGCGGGGCGGTGAGCGGCCAGGGCGAATTTGCCGGCTCCGTGGTGGCGGCCCCGGTGGTGAGCACTGTCACCCCCCTGAGCCCCACCGAACTGCTCGTGGTGCTGCGGGATCCCGCCACCGGCGAGGGGGCCCGCTTCGACCCCGCGGCCACCCGGCCCGAACACTTCGTGCTGGCCCCGGGGGTGGGGGGGGCCGGCCTGAAGGGACAGGCATCGCCGGCCAAGGTGCAGGGCGTGCGGTTCAGCCAGGATCAGACCAGCGCGGTGCTGAGCGTGCCGGCGTTGTCCGGTGGTTCCTGGGTGCTCGACGTGGCCGGAGCCCGGGTGGCCGCGTCCAGCGGCCAGGCGCCCGCCCTGGTGGATCCGCAGCGCAGCCAGGACACCTTCACGCCCATGGCGGCCGGCCCGGACAAGGTGCCGCCGGTGGTCAAGCAGATCCTGTCCACCGGCAACACCAGCGTGCAGTTGCTGTTCAGCGAGCCCCTCACCTCGGCGGCCGCGGATCTGGCGCGGTACACCGTCACGGACGCCGCCGGGCAGCCCCTGGCCGTGACGGCGGCCAGGCTCAGCGAGTTCCAGACCTCGCTGGTGCTGACCACCACCCCCCAGACCGGGGGCACGGCCTATACGGTCAAGTCCACCGGTCTCGCCGACCCCGCCGGCAACGCGCTGAGTGAGGGCGCGTCCACCCTCACCTTTACGGGCAGCTCGCGCGCCGGCCCCCCCGGCGCGGATACCACGCCGCCGCGGGTGGTGTCCGCGGGGGCCACCTCGAACACCACCGTGCGCGTCAGCTTCTCCGAGCCCATGCGCGGTGGCCCGGACGGAGCGGAGAACCCCGCCCGCTACCGGATCACCGGCGCGGCCGGCGCGGCGTCCTCTCAGAGCGGCGTGACGCCGCAGGCGGCCACGCTGGAGGTGACGGCCGCCACACTGGTGAGCGATGGCCAGACCGTCGAGCTGACCACCCGGCCTCAGTCGGACGTGAAGTATGAGCTGGCGGTCAGCGACGTCACCGACCGCGCCGGCAACCCACTGGCCCCGCCCGAGCGCGGGGTGAACCCCAGCCGCGCGACCTTCGTGGGGCTCCCGCCGGGCGGCGCGCCCGTGGACACCGATGGCGACGGCGTGGGCGACGCCGAGGAGATGCGGGGCTGGACGATCCGGATCACCACGCTGAGCAGCGGGGTGCAGGCCCGCGAGGTCACCAGCGACCCGACGCGCGCCGACACGGACGAGGACGGTCTGAACGACCGCGACGAGAAGACCTACCAGACCGACCCGCGTGACACGGACACCGATGACGACCAGCTCAGCGACACCGACGAGCTGAACGTGCATTACACCACCCCCAACGACGCCGACAGCGACGACGACACGTTGGGTGACGGCCTGGAGGTGGGGTTCTTCAAGACCTCGCCACTCCTCGACGACACGGACGGCGACCAGCTCAAGGACTGGCAGGAGGTCGTCTCGGGCGTGCGCAATCCGCGCATCGCGGATCTGCCGCTGTCGGACATCGTGGTGAACGGTGTGGATCTGAAACTGGACACGCGCTTCACGGCTACGAGCGACCGCGGCACGCGCACCTTGGAGAGCAAAAGCGCCTCCACGACCCTGCAAGAGAGCCAGTCCACGAGCACGGAGCGATCGGACACGCACACCTCCGAGTGGTTCGCCAAGGCCGGCGTCGAGGCCGGGGCCAAGATCAAGTGGGGCTTTGTCGAGGGCGGCACAGCGGGCGAGGTTACGGTCAAGGCATCGGTGGAGGCCGGCGGCGGTGGCTCGGACGCCACCACGTTCACCCGCTCGTCGGTGGAGGGCTCTCAGCGCGAGTACGCCAGTACCCTCAGCACCGACAAGGAAGTCACGGTCAGCGAGAGCGTGACGCGCGAGGTGGTCGGGGCGGATCTCGCCGTTGGCCTGACCGTCAGGAACACCGGCAACATCTCGTTCACGATCCGGAACCTGGAAGTCACGGCCCTGATGCCCGATCCGAAGAACCTGGGCAGCTTCATTCCGGTGGCGACCCTGCGCGCCGACGGCGGGGGGGCGGACGGCATTAGCGTGGGGCCCTTCAGCCCGTCGCGCGGCCCCTTCCGCTTCAAGGCCACCCAGGTGTTTCCGGCGCTGATCGAGCAGCTCATGCAGGATCCTAAGGGACTCATCTTCCGGGTGGTCAACTACGACATCTCCGACGAGCTCGGGCGCAACTTCGCCTACACCTCGCAGCAGATCAACGAGCGCACCGCGCAGGTGATCATCGATTACGGCGGGGGGTTGCCCTTGGAGCGGTACCGCGTGGCCACCGGTTCCACCTTCGGCGGCAGCGGCCGCCCCGCGGGCCGCACCCTGCAGTCCATCATGGAGGACGTGCTGGAGCTCAAGCACCATGACGCCAGCGAGGACGCGGGTCTGAGTCCCGCGGAGCGGCACGCCTCGTACTCGACCAAGGTCGTGAACGGCGTCGAGGAGCTGTGGCGGGTGCGCGAGCTGTCAAAGGACGCGCCGGTATCCGGTTCCGGGCTCGATCCGCAGCGTCAGCGCTGGTTTCTCATCCGCGACAACACCTTGGATGACACCCTGCCCTTCGGCCCCACGGTCGTGCAGTCGGGCCAGACGCTGCGTCTGGTGTTTAACCAGGATCTCGACCACGACGGCCTGACCCTCAGCGAGGAGCAGCTCTACGGCACCTCGGACAGCCGGAAGGATTCGGACGAAGACGGCCTCGAGGACGCCGAGGAACTGTACGGGCCGCTGAACGGCGACGGGAAGCGCCAGCCGCTGACCATCCTGAGTGACGGGCAGGTGCGGCCGCTGCGCTCCAACCCGGCGGCCCCGGACTCGGACGGGGACGGCCTGACCGACTGCCAGGAACTCCGCTCGACCCGCGTGGGCTGCGAGATGTACACGGCGCCCTTCATCCGGAACCCGAAAGTGCCGGATCAGATGATCGGCACCCCGTATGTCCAGCAGCTCGATCCCTCGGATGCCGACACCGATGGGGACAGTATTCCCGACGGAACCGAATTGAAGGGGTACACGATCCGGTCGTTCCCGGGCGGCGAACCGATCACGGTGTACAGCAATCCCTTCCTCACGGACTCGGATCAGGATAAGCTGCCCGACAGCGTCGAGCGGCGCCTGGGCACCGACCCGGGCGTCCCGGATCGCGACCGGGTGGCCGATGACGACGGCGACGGCCTGGCCAACGTGGTCGAGAAGGAGGGCTGGGACGTCACCACGTACGATTTGGCGGGCGTGGCCAGCACGCGCCGTGTGACGTCCGACCACACCAACCCCAACTCGGACAGCGACACGCTGGACGATCGCCAGGAGCAACTGCTGGGCACCGATCCGCGCGCGGCGGACACCGACAGCGACGGCCTGGGTGACGCTGAGGAACAGGCCGCGCGCACCATCCCGCAGCGGGCGGACACGGACGGCGACGGCCGCAGCGACGGCGACGAGCTGAACGTGCCCTGGACGGTGAAAACCACCACGCCGTACCAGGTGCGGTCAGACCCTCTGCAACGGGACGCCGACTTCGACGACCTGAGCGACGCCGATGAATACCGCTACGGCACCGATCCCTACAAGGCAGACACCGACAGCGACGACAGCCGTGACGAGTTCGAACTGCTCAACCGGCGCAACGGTCTCAGCCCACTGATCCGTGACAAACTGCTGAAATTGCGTTTGCGCACCATTACTGTGGACGGCGATTGCGACGATATTGCCGGCAACAATTATGGTGAGTTCACTGGTACGATCGGAATAAAATTTGGCTCAGGTGGTTTTGAGCCCCTCATGAGCCTGTATGACGACGAAAACAAAAGGAGAAGGTTGGATGACGTGCGTGAAGGGACGACCTACACTGTCCCCGAAAATTTCAATACTGGCCCGAGAGTGATAAGAGAAGGGGACACGTTTGGCCTACACACATCTGGAATTGAGGAAGCGGATGATACCAAAAAGGACACCTTCTTGGATGCCTCCACTATTTTAAATTATGATCAAATTAACGCCAATCAGGTGATGATTCTGTCAGTGTCTCGTAATTCGAACTGCGGTTTGACTATTCGCGGGGATCTCAGTTGGACTAAAGAGTAA
- a CDS encoding LuxR C-terminal-related transcriptional regulator: MTSDVAPPPPRAWEAAVHTLVETLQRSGQFRLATFCTYDPRSRTTRSFANAGWHQAQVQRAFALMNLRLPAYDPRAVATPIDRNLLLLRVIDGREAVTGTIEAYTGGMVPSFLTMILGRVAGGRHVAARPVVVRGEVMGVLTGYHRHAEPSAEQERVLTTCTAQIARWIGDAGLEPFSHGESAPRPPGEPRPVPPVPTAPPGWDAGRQVGELSARQREIWTLLAQGHSNAAIARHLGVSPRWIDNAVGQLYAALGVDTRDPAVNARVQATLLYIQKTC, from the coding sequence GTGACCTCAGACGTGGCGCCGCCCCCACCCCGTGCCTGGGAAGCGGCGGTGCACACCCTGGTCGAGACGCTGCAACGCAGCGGGCAGTTTCGCCTGGCCACCTTCTGCACCTACGATCCACGGAGCCGCACCACGCGCAGCTTTGCCAACGCCGGCTGGCACCAGGCACAGGTTCAGCGGGCCTTCGCCCTGATGAACCTGCGCCTGCCCGCCTACGATCCACGCGCGGTGGCGACGCCGATCGACCGCAACCTGCTGCTCCTCCGGGTCATTGACGGGCGCGAGGCAGTGACTGGAACCATTGAAGCGTACACCGGCGGCATGGTGCCCTCCTTCCTGACCATGATCCTGGGACGGGTCGCCGGGGGCCGCCACGTGGCCGCCCGGCCGGTGGTCGTGCGGGGCGAGGTGATGGGAGTGCTCACCGGCTACCACCGCCACGCCGAGCCGAGCGCAGAGCAGGAGCGGGTGTTGACCACCTGCACAGCTCAGATCGCCCGCTGGATCGGGGACGCGGGCCTGGAACCCTTCAGCCACGGTGAGTCTGCCCCCCGGCCACCAGGGGAACCTCGCCCAGTGCCCCCGGTTCCCACCGCGCCCCCGGGCTGGGACGCAGGCCGCCAGGTGGGCGAACTCAGCGCGCGCCAGCGCGAGATCTGGACGCTGCTGGCGCAGGGACACAGCAACGCGGCCATCGCCCGGCACCTGGGGGTGAGTCCCCGCTGGATCGACAACGCGGTGGGGCAGCTGTACGCCGCGCTGGGCGTCGACACCCGCGACCCGGCCGTCAACGCGCGGGTGCAGGCGACGCTGCTGTACATTCAAAAAACCTGTTAG
- a CDS encoding ZIP family metal transporter, giving the protein MWTATLWGLAAGSSLLVGALLGLYAPLHKRLVALIMALGAGVLISSVTFELLDEAFNRGGFGAVATGLVLGALAFFLGDLAVNRAGGLHRKRSTGQQEGGQASAIVLGTLMDGIPESVAIGVSLLAGGTLSWEFLAAVFLSNIPESLSASVGLKRAGHRPAHILGLWAAIAAASGLASGLGYAVLGSAGPGLIAGIQAFAAGAILTMLSSTMLPEAYEEGGAAIGLATTVGFLAAFTLSHL; this is encoded by the coding sequence ATGTGGACAGCGACGCTCTGGGGTCTGGCGGCGGGCTCCTCCCTCCTCGTCGGCGCCCTGCTGGGGCTGTACGCGCCGCTGCACAAACGCCTGGTCGCGCTGATCATGGCGCTGGGGGCCGGCGTGCTGATCAGTTCGGTGACCTTCGAACTGCTGGACGAGGCCTTCAACCGGGGCGGTTTTGGTGCGGTGGCGACCGGACTGGTGCTGGGCGCGCTGGCGTTCTTCCTAGGTGACCTGGCGGTGAACCGCGCTGGCGGCCTGCACCGCAAGCGCAGCACGGGTCAGCAGGAGGGGGGTCAGGCCAGTGCCATCGTGTTGGGCACGCTGATGGACGGCATCCCGGAATCGGTCGCCATCGGGGTCAGTCTGCTGGCGGGCGGGACGCTGAGCTGGGAGTTTCTGGCGGCCGTGTTCCTGAGCAACATCCCCGAGAGCTTGAGTGCCAGCGTCGGCCTCAAACGGGCCGGGCACCGGCCCGCGCACATCCTGGGGTTGTGGGCCGCCATCGCCGCGGCGAGCGGCCTGGCCTCGGGCCTCGGGTACGCAGTGCTGGGGTCAGCGGGCCCCGGGCTGATCGCGGGGATCCAGGCCTTCGCCGCCGGGGCCATCCTGACCATGCTGTCGTCGACCATGTTGCCCGAAGCGTACGAGGAGGGCGGGGCCGCCATCGGGCTGGCCACCACCGTCGGCTTCCTGGCGGCGTTCACCCTCAGTCACCTGTAG
- a CDS encoding DUF4158 domain-containing protein, which translates to MIRTWTPEELAHHFTLSAGERVFLGHKGAAATLHLAALLKTFQVGGEFLDRPQAVPAAVIDVLSQQLGLSPALWAEVDWSTRTARRYRDEVAHFCGFRAFRAPDGAALIAHLTPLVADLNPDSESLRQRGRDFLRGQRLVPPTAQRFSRCLRAAVGAQEEHWMQSIQRRLSPQPVRP; encoded by the coding sequence GTGATCCGCACCTGGACGCCCGAGGAACTCGCGCACCACTTCACCCTGAGCGCCGGGGAACGGGTCTTCCTGGGCCACAAGGGCGCGGCGGCCACGCTTCACCTGGCCGCCCTGCTCAAGACCTTTCAGGTGGGGGGCGAGTTTCTGGATCGTCCGCAGGCGGTGCCTGCGGCGGTCATCGACGTCCTGTCCCAGCAGCTCGGCCTCTCTCCAGCCCTGTGGGCAGAGGTGGACTGGTCGACCCGAACGGCGCGGCGCTACCGCGATGAGGTGGCGCACTTCTGCGGCTTCCGGGCCTTCCGCGCACCGGACGGGGCGGCGCTGATCGCCCACCTCACGCCCCTGGTCGCCGACCTCAATCCGGACTCGGAGAGCCTGAGGCAGCGCGGACGGGACTTTCTGCGGGGACAGCGTCTCGTTCCGCCGACGGCACAGCGATTCAGTCGCTGCCTGCGCGCGGCCGTGGGCGCCCAGGAGGAGCACTGGATGCAGAGCATCCAGCGCCGGCTCAGCCCCCAACCTGTCAGGCCCTGA
- a CDS encoding recombinase family protein — translation MQIGYARVSKQHDQDTAAQLRALKESGVGRVFTEHASGGRWDRPELHRMLDQLRPGDLVVVWKLDRLSRSLKDLLHLMELLGEREAGFRSLTEAIDTTTPAGRMMMQMVGAFAEFERAMIRERTLAGLEQARSEGRVSGRRRKLLPHQEQDIRESVQAGRRTAAQCARLFGVHPSTITRLLQR, via the coding sequence ATGCAGATTGGGTATGCACGCGTCAGCAAGCAGCACGACCAGGACACCGCCGCACAGCTCCGGGCGCTGAAGGAGAGCGGCGTGGGACGCGTGTTCACCGAACACGCTTCGGGAGGCCGCTGGGATCGCCCCGAACTTCACCGCATGCTCGACCAGCTGCGCCCCGGGGACTTGGTGGTCGTCTGGAAGCTCGACCGGCTCAGCCGCAGCCTGAAAGATCTGCTGCACCTGATGGAGCTGCTGGGTGAGCGGGAAGCGGGGTTCCGCAGTCTGACCGAGGCCATCGACACCACCACGCCCGCCGGCCGGATGATGATGCAGATGGTCGGCGCCTTCGCCGAGTTCGAGCGCGCCATGATCCGCGAGCGCACCCTGGCAGGACTGGAGCAGGCGCGCTCCGAGGGGCGCGTCAGCGGGCGTCGGCGCAAACTCCTCCCGCACCAGGAGCAGGACATCCGCGAGTCCGTCCAGGCCGGGCGGCGCACGGCGGCGCAGTGCGCCCGCTTGTTCGGCGTGCATCCCAGCACCATCACCCGGCTTCTTCAGCGCTGA
- a CDS encoding cupredoxin domain-containing protein: MFRRVLMTSLVVAALAPGAASAATVQLFPFKGMGRADSPAATGQLSVRSPTPQLAVSTLTLRGLTPGRAYVAHYHALGKAATEPCSSQGPVTLGFPAFKANARGQATVVLRADSARIAGALGAYVNVHTASDLTVVPLCAALLKTGAAPATPATAPAPTAATPVAAAPVTVKVGDNVFQPTSLTVPAGTTVTWLHTGQITHNVLSLTVADLKSPDLRPGDKYSYTFKTPGTYTYYCSYHDGMSATITVTNR; this comes from the coding sequence ATGTTCAGACGTGTCCTGATGACATCACTGGTCGTGGCCGCCCTAGCGCCAGGCGCGGCCAGCGCGGCGACCGTACAGCTCTTCCCCTTCAAGGGCATGGGCCGCGCGGACAGCCCGGCTGCGACTGGACAGCTCAGTGTCCGCAGCCCCACTCCGCAGCTAGCGGTGTCCACCCTGACCCTGCGGGGCCTGACGCCGGGCCGGGCCTACGTCGCCCACTATCACGCGTTGGGGAAGGCGGCGACTGAGCCCTGCTCGTCCCAGGGGCCCGTCACCCTGGGCTTCCCGGCCTTCAAGGCCAATGCACGCGGGCAGGCCACGGTCGTCCTGCGGGCCGATTCAGCGCGCATCGCTGGGGCTCTGGGTGCGTATGTCAACGTCCACACGGCGTCTGATTTGACGGTCGTGCCGCTGTGTGCGGCGCTGCTGAAGACGGGGGCGGCTCCGGCTACCCCGGCCACCGCTCCAGCGCCGACAGCCGCCACCCCGGTGGCTGCGGCTCCGGTCACCGTAAAGGTCGGGGACAACGTGTTTCAGCCCACCAGCCTGACCGTCCCCGCCGGCACCACCGTGACCTGGCTCCATACCGGGCAGATCACCCACAACGTCCTGTCCCTGACGGTGGCCGACCTGAAGTCACCGGATCTGCGGCCAGGGGACAAGTACAGCTACACCTTCAAGACCCCCGGCACCTATACCTACTACTGCTCGTACCACGATGGCATGAGCGCCACGATCACTGTGACCAACCGCTGA
- a CDS encoding CHRD domain-containing protein, giving the protein MFVDKIVLGMATTALLGSCSMMMGGGTTYTFKHNANAADPAAMGKAVATMSGGMVSTTLTVSGLTPSKAYIAHYHAFGPASSTDPCASNGPVTLGFPGFMSDASGNASVTVSGDMTKIAGDLGAYINVHYASDPSVVPICAPVKMTKG; this is encoded by the coding sequence ATGTTCGTAGACAAGATCGTTCTGGGGATGGCCACCACCGCGCTGCTCGGCTCGTGCAGCATGATGATGGGTGGCGGCACCACCTACACCTTCAAGCACAACGCCAACGCGGCCGATCCCGCCGCCATGGGCAAGGCCGTGGCGACCATGAGTGGCGGCATGGTCAGCACCACCCTGACGGTGAGCGGCCTGACGCCCAGCAAGGCGTACATCGCGCACTACCACGCCTTCGGCCCGGCGTCCAGCACCGATCCCTGCGCCTCCAACGGGCCGGTGACACTGGGCTTCCCAGGCTTCATGTCGGACGCCAGCGGCAACGCCAGCGTGACCGTCAGCGGCGACATGACCAAGATCGCGGGCGACCTGGGCGCGTACATCAACGTCCACTACGCCAGCGATCCCAGCGTCGTGCCGATCTGCGCCCCAGTCAAGATGACCAAGGGCTGA
- a CDS encoding anti-sigma factor domain-containing protein → MTHPTELLPGYVLGDLEQAELESVEAHLSGCSTCRAELARLQDALFSLADDLPDAALPSGGWERLQARRVAGASPFTTQPPLRAVPRLHRPRWPWLAAAAVLVLALTPLTTRLMTAPSPQTTAQRWEAQGASRLTLASPDGQAFGTLLVRPDGQALVILARPAPAGQVYQAWGRTGSGTGARVPVSLGLTGGTALQVGWRGYASVGISVEPAGGSPAPTRPLGRVALPGG, encoded by the coding sequence ATGACCCACCCGACGGAGCTGCTGCCCGGGTACGTCCTCGGTGACCTGGAGCAGGCGGAATTGGAGAGCGTCGAGGCTCACCTGTCCGGCTGCTCCACCTGCCGCGCCGAGCTGGCCCGGCTGCAAGACGCGCTGTTCTCGCTCGCCGACGACCTGCCCGACGCAGCGTTGCCCAGTGGCGGGTGGGAACGCCTGCAGGCCCGCCGCGTCGCCGGGGCTAGCCCTTTCACGACTCAGCCGCCGCTCAGAGCGGTGCCCCGCCTCCACCGCCCGCGCTGGCCGTGGCTGGCGGCGGCCGCCGTGCTGGTGCTGGCCCTGACGCCCCTCACGACCCGCCTCATGACGGCACCGTCCCCGCAGACCACGGCCCAGCGGTGGGAGGCCCAGGGCGCGTCCAGGCTGACCCTCGCGTCGCCGGACGGTCAGGCGTTCGGCACCCTGCTCGTGCGGCCGGACGGACAGGCCCTGGTGATTCTCGCCCGGCCGGCGCCGGCCGGGCAGGTCTACCAGGCATGGGGCCGCACAGGCAGCGGGACGGGCGCCCGCGTGCCGGTCAGTCTGGGGCTCACGGGCGGCACCGCCTTGCAGGTGGGCTGGCGGGGCTACGCGTCTGTGGGCATCAGCGTGGAACCCGCCGGGGGCAGCCCGGCCCCGACCCGCCCGCTGGGCCGGGTGGCCCTGCCCGGCGGGTAG